A region of the Dehalococcoidales bacterium genome:
CCCCGCCCCGATAAACCCCGTGGTGATGTACCCGGATTGCCCCAGCGTGTTGATGTAGAACAGGCCGGAAAGCTGGTCGGACATGAACTGCGAACCGAGTGTATCCGTCGCCCGCGGCATGTCGAAGCCGGTCGTGCGCAGTATCCCGTTTTCGATGACTATGGTGCTGTTCGGGGCGTGAGTGTATTTGGCCAGCAGGGCGGAAAGAAAAGGCAGTCCCAGCCCCACGTAAATAACGTCGTCCGGCCGTATCTGGTGGGCGCCCGCCACTACCATCTGGTCGGCGGCGGAGTATTTTCCGTTACCGTTGTCTTCGTTCATCAGTCGCTCCTAAAATCCGGAAACCACCGGTTCGCTGTTGACGGGGGTGATTTTAAAGTTCTGGAAGTACCCGGCCGGCTTCATCTCCGCCCGCTTCTTGAGGTACTCTTCCCAGTCTTTGACCCCGTAGACCAGTTTTTCCACGTAGGTATCGTAGTTTTCCTTCGGCCCGGTATCGAAGTAATAGCCCCACATGTCCCCGCTGTAGCACCCCGCCAGGTGCATCGGGTGCGCCCCGAAAGGCTGCTCCACCACCGCGCTCACGCGGAAAGACGGGATAATCGTTCGGTTCGGGTCGCGCCGTATCACGTCGCCGTCCACTATTTTTTCCGTGGTGACGATTATTTTGCGGCTGGCGTTGATGCCTTCCATGTCCACGCCCATGGTGCCCCATTTCTGGGCGTTGCCGTCTTTGTCCGCCCGCTGTACGTGGATGATGCCGGTGTCCGGGTTGATGGCGCGTATGGCGCCGATGGGCTGTCCGGTGAACGGGCATTTCATGGTCGTCAGGTTTTTATTGTACTTGGCTAAATCCGATCCTATCTGGCTTTTGATGGGGAGGAAAGGGACGCCCATCTGTCCGGCCATCAGGGCCGCGCTCAGCCCGAAGTGGGAAATCTCCTCGAATACCGGCAGCCGGTTCATGGCTTTGGCTT
Encoded here:
- a CDS encoding CoA-transferase; translated protein: MSKVMTMKEAVARFVKSGDILFLSGMQHGEPAAAVHEIVRQKIDHLTLVSALTATSNLLLGEGLLDKAITAYFNQDLHSYVVVKAKAMNRLPVFEEISHFGLSAALMAGQMGVPFLPIKSQIGSDLAKYNKNLTTMKCPFTGQPIGAIRAINPDTGIIHVQRADKDGNAQKWGTMGVDMEGINASRKIIVTTEKIVDGDVIRRDPNRTIIPSFRVSAVVEQPFGAHPMHLAGCYSGDMWGYYFDTGPKENYDTYVEKLVYGVKDWEEYLKKRAEMKPAGYFQNFKITPVNSEPVVSGF